From Pristis pectinata isolate sPriPec2 chromosome 43, sPriPec2.1.pri, whole genome shotgun sequence, one genomic window encodes:
- the rpl10 gene encoding 60S ribosomal protein L10, translating to MGRRPARCYRYCKNKPYPKSRFCRGVPDPKIRIFDLGRKKAKVDEFPLCGHMVSDEYEQLSSEALEAARICANKYMVKTCGKDGFHIRMRLHPFHVIRINKMLSCAGADRLQTGMRGAFGKPQGTVARVNIGQVIMSVRTKTQNKEHVIEALRRAKFKFPGRQKIHISKKWGFTKFNAEDFDDMVAEKRLVPDGCGVKYIPNRGPLSTWRALHAA from the exons ATGGGCCGCCGACCCGCGCGctg TTACAGATACTGCAAGAACAAGCCGTACCCCAAGTCCCGCTTCTGCCGGGGGGTTCCTG ATCCCAAGATCCGGATCTTCGACTTGGGCCGCAAGAAGGCGAAAGTGGACGAGTTCCCGCTATGTGGCCACATGGTGTCCGATGAGTACGAACAGCTGTCCTCCGAAG CTCTGGAGGCGGCCCGGATCTGCGCCAACAAGTACATGGTGAAGACCTGCGGCAAGGACGGCTTCCACATCCGCATGCGCCTGCACCCCTTCCACGTCATCCGCATCAACAAGATGTTGTCGTGCGCAGGGGCCGACAG gctGCAGACGGGGATGCGGGGAGCCTTCGGGAAGCCGCAGGGCACGGTTGCTCGGGTGAACATCGGCCAGGTCATCATGTCAGTGCGCACCAAGACCCAGAACAAGGAGCACGTCATCGAGGCTCTGCGCAGGGCCAAGTTCAAGTTCCCCGGCAGGCAGAAG ATCCACATCTCCAAGAAGTGGGGCTTCACCAAGTTCAATGCCGAGGACTTTGACGACATGGTGGCAGAGAAGCGCCTGGTTCCCGACGGCTGCGGGGTGAAGTACATCCCCAACCGGGGTCCCCTCAGTACCTGGCGGGCACTCCACGCTGCGTGA